The Pyrenophora tritici-repentis strain M4 chromosome 2, whole genome shotgun sequence genome window below encodes:
- a CDS encoding CP2 transcription factor family protein, producing the protein MQPQHSQSFAPHQFTHQPSAFDQGPMAQPHDDSPMDNLVPEVEMQEQSPLMTFASHSYDDNMAPTVAPPPPPPNQNFRYHVTLNAPTAMVKQPDEVPVTYLNKGQAYSISLVDTAPLQGPIPTKYRTFIRISFEDEQQRQRPASCWQLWKEGRGTNEAHQRGGRLQAVEFVDPSQVGGGEIQGRPRVELESSSFDGFVVTWTPVQHASAECSLAVRFNFLSTDFSHSKGVKGIPVRLCAKTEMVTEATGSTALKKLDAELCYCKVKLFRDHGAERKLSNDVAHVKKTIDKLKQQIAQVESGMKDFGKRKRSGSISKSNINQRPGKVPKHKRTWSMTSASELQGSRAPAEEDLHIKLASLQDMFSSTRPVSVLYLKGEEQDDPDIHPVILGATPQELSKLDTNIDAPMWETQESGTAASSVVSPTPSSQSLHSEKRRTSSFQRPAPFQPPSRMTSSEWRSLPQTATGDLKGMVGIQGGADVPTKVQRPYSDDHALSGWIEALGVDQTYQPPPEPMLKPVACFFVQPRLAGRQPEDNYYRAVYVMSRTVKELVAAIAMKINMEPTTVTRTIRVNQKGLQILMDDDAVSRIPEQQDMSAEFHEVGTPPVHSIKHEWDAGSKEIQVDGDISVTENVHSTGYELRLLF; encoded by the exons ATGCAGCCGCAGCATTCGCAGTCTTTTGCGCCCCATCAATTCACCCACCAGCCCTCTGCTTTTGACCAGGGTCCCATGGCGCAACCCCACGACGATTCCCCCATGGACAACTTGGTTCCAGAAGTAGAGATGCAGGAGCAGTCACCCCTCATGACATTTGCATCTCATTCATACGATGACAACATGGCGCCCACAGTGGCACCACCCCCCCCTCCACCTAACCAGAA TTTTCGCTACCATGTAACTCTAAACGCTCCCACAGCCATGGTCAAGCAGCCAGATGAAGTCCCAGTCACCTATTTGAACAAGGGACAAGCCTATTCCATTTCTCTGGTGGACACGGCACCTCTGCAAGGACCTATCCCAACGAAGTACAGGACTTTTATCCGCATTTCTTTCGAAGATGAGCAGCAGCGCCAGCGACCCGCTTCTTGCTGGCAACTCTGGAAGGAAGGCCGCGGAACAAACGAGGCGCACCAACGCGGAGGACGACTCCAAGCGGTCGAATTCGTAGATCCAAGCCAGGTCGGTGGCGGCGAGATCCAAGGCCGACCCAGAGTAGAGCTTGAATCTTCGTCGTTTGACGGTTTCGTTGTTACATGGACACCGGTCCAACACGCCTCAGCCGAGTGCTCCTTGGCTGTACGCTTCAACTTCCTGTCTACCGATTTCAGCCACTCCAAGGGTGTCAAGGGAATCCCTGTGCGATTATGCGCAAAGACAGAGATGGTCACTGAAGCCACCGGATCAACAGCCCTGAAAAAACTGGACGCCGAGCTTTGCTATTGCAAAGTCAAGCTCTTCCGGGACCACGGCGCCGAGCGAAAACTATCAAACGATGTTGCACATGTCAAGAAAACAATCGACAAGCTCAAGCAACAGATCGCGCAAGTCGAGTCTGGCATGAAGGACTTTGGCAAGCGGAAGCGCAGTGGATCCATCTCCAAGAGCAACATCAACCAGCGACCTGGAAAAGTACCCAAACACAAGCGAACATGGTCCATGACTTCAGCAAGCGAGCTCCAAGGATCTCGAGCACCTGCCGAAGAGGATCTCCACATCAAACTCGCTTCTCTCCAGGACATGTTCAGCTCCACCAGGCCTGTTAGCGTCCTCTACCTCAAGGGCGAAGAACAGGATGACCCGGACATTCATCCAGTCATATTGGGCGCCACACCCCAAGAACTCTCCAAACTCGACACTAACATCGACGCTCCCATGTGGGAGACGCAGGAATCAGGAACTGCCGCGTCCTCGGTTGTGTCGCCAACTCCAAGTTCTCAATCTCTCCACTCCGAGAAGCGCCGAACTTCATCCTTCCAGCGCCCAGCGCCTTTCCAACCGCCTTCGCGCATGACTTCAAGTGAATGGCGGAGTCTCCCGCAAACCGCCACGGGCGATCTCAAAGGCATGGTTGGTATCCAAGGAGGTGCTGATGTGCCGACGAAAGTGCAAAGGCCGTATTCGGATGATCACGCCTTATCTGGATGGATCGAGGCCCTTGGCGTTGACCAGACCTACCAGCCGCCCCCGGAACCCATGCTGAAGCCGGTGGCTTGCTTCTTCGTCCAGCCAAGACTCGCCGGTCGGCAACCAGAGGACAACTACTACCGTGCCGTATATGTCATGAGCCGCACCGTCAAGGAGCTTGTAGCTGCTATTGCGATGAAGATCAATATGGAGCCGACCACGGTGACACGAACCATACGCGTCAACCAGAAAGGATTGCAGATCCTAATGGATGACGACGCCGTCAGCAGGATACCAGAACAACAGGACATGTCGGCAGAGTTTCATGAGGTCGGCACGCCGCCAGTACACTCTATCAAGCACGAATGGGATGCTGGATCCAAGGAGATTCAAGTCGACGGCGACATCAGTGTCACCGAAAATGTTCACTCGACCGGTTACGAACTCCGTCTTCTCTTCTAG
- a CDS encoding Protamine-P2 domain containing protein: MQFSAIIATVFMAAFAIAAPIASDEVTPRQNHGMCVSGTTAGVTQIPDC, translated from the exons ATGCAGTTCTCCGCCATCATCGCCACCGTCTTTATGGCCGCTTTCGCCATTGCCGCGCCTATCGCCAGTGACG AAGTCACCCCTCGTCAGAACCACGGAATGTGCGTCTCCGGCACCACCGCAGGCGTCACCCAGATCCCAGACTGCTAG
- a CDS encoding DUF2985 domain containing protein, translating to MDKLRSKTRWARNRSAEAPEPATAADSQMPRPPLAHRNSSTQAVNEGLFAADPETNAQDFGARPVIEPPTSLESSVDAGEHVPKPTRKADPTSHVTYNTLKTQRARSSSAPNRGTAPQQYPRRPQVGREASIGIRRMPASPALRQVSQQPNPSTQGLNTLPVLDENHELGSVDSSNGSDPTLTNPDQSRLRKARSAMQVRMPFWGAKKDQEKTLPTTANAPAPANDPSANYTSGMVDVLDTLDPEVATLTSLTNMQNSLFIPNLPFLNRRPTYNLRRRKSAEESLEINRILRPALAAQAEEQHAPPRLQRSETEGTTTTMMTIDSQLSDSRFAVLPEDTDLSGWSVADKKEVNDHVRHMLHSRRSRMKRSLKGFGHYVRRPLGFLVTLYAFLITAFGLAWVLFLIGWANVGDTYHMIYIAHYHHFTWSRRKKEMLPDLTDHNDLPAEHAPVSGPRVTDPSDPEKQWEFTVLTPKQQEKLEHHQSKFCKSHSFYKPHETETHYAFPLRFLVAIVVLLDCHSLLQISLGACTWGIYYKRRPFAITTVILCCSIACNATAGLLIWLGDKRTRKTDVLERMNRQELTEEAIKES from the exons ATGGACAAACTAAGGTCCAAGACGCGATGGGCGCGCAACAGAAGCGCCGAAGCCCCAGAGCCAGCAACTGCCGCCGACTCACAGATGCCACGCCCACCTTTAGCACATCGTAATTCGAGCACCCAGGCCGTCAATGAGGGCCTTTTTGCTGCCGACCCAGAAACTAATGCCCAGGATTTTGGAGCGCGTCCTGTCATCGAGCCTCCTACATCGTTGGAGTCATCGGTTGACGCTGGTGAACATGTCCCCAAACCTACGAGGAAGGCAGACCCGACCTCGCATGTCACGTATAA CACCCTCAAGACACAGCGAGCAAGGAGTAGCTCTGCGCCAAATAGAGGAACAGCACCGCAACAGTACCCACGACGACCGCAAGTTGGCCGTGAAGCCAGTATAGGCATACGACGCATGCCAGCAAGCCCCGCTCTCAGACAAGTATCCCAGCAACCAAATCCCTCGACCCAGGGGCTGAATACGTTGCCCGTCCTGGATGAGAACCACGAGTTGGGATCGGTTGATTCCAGCAATGGCAGTGACCCGACTCTCACGAACCCTGATCAGAGTCGGCTGCGCAAGGCCAGGAGCGCGATGCAGGTCAGGATGCCATTTTGGGGTGCTAAGAAGGATCAAGAAAAGACACTACCCACCACTGCCAATGCTCCTGCTCCCGCAAATGACCCATCGGCAAACTATACGTCGGGCATGGTCGATGTCCTGGACACGCTCGATCCCGAAGTCGCCACCCTCACCTCCTTGACCAACATGCAGAACTCACTCTTCATCCCCAATCTGCCTTTCCTCAACCGTCGACCCACGTACAACCTGCGCCGCCGCAAGAGTGCCGAGGAAAGTCTGGAGATCAATCGGATACTGCGACCTGCCTTGGCCGCTCAGGCAGAGGAGCAGCATGCTCCCCCCAGACTGCAGCGATCAGAGACTGAGGGTACCACGACTACCATGATGACGATAGATTCACAACTGTCCGATTCACGGTTTGCGGTTCTGCCAGAAGACACGGACCTCTCTGGTTGGAGTGTGGCAGACAAGAAGGAGGTCAACGATCACGTCCGACATATGCTGCACTCGAGGCGATCAAGGATGAAGCGTTCGCTGAAGGGTTTTGGGCACTATGTCAGGAGAC CCCTTGGCTTCTTAGTCACCCTCTACGCCTTCCTCATCACCGCCTTCGGACTCGCCTGGGTCCTCTTCCTAATCGGCTGGGCTAACGTCGGCG ACACCTATCACATGATTTACATTGCCCACTACCACCACTTCACCTGGTCCCGCCGCAAGAAGGAGATGCTCCCCGACCTCACCGACCACAACGACCTTCCCGCCGAACACGCCCCCGTCTCGGGCCCCCGCGTCACCGACCCCTCCGACCCAGAGAAACAATGGGAATTCACAGTCCTAACCCCCAAACAGCAGGAAAAACTTGAACACCACCAATCTAAATTCTGTAAATCTCACTCTTTTTACAAACCCCATGAGACGGAAACTCATTACGCCTTCCCGCTTCGCTTCCTCGTCGCCATCGTAGTACTACTGGACTGCCACTCTCTACTGCAAATCTCCCTCGGCGCTTGCACATGGGGTATCTATTATAAACGCCGTCCATTTGCCATCACCACGGTTATCCTTTGTTGCTCCATTGCCTGTAATGCGACTGCGGGTTTGCTTATCTGGCTCGGCGATAAGCGCACGAGAAAGACGGATGTACTGGAGCGCATGAATAGGCAGGAGTTGACGGAGGAGGCGATCAAGGAG TCTTGA
- a CDS encoding OXR1, Oxidation resistance protein: protein MSRPVDAPSSPPFRPPSSQTSSPSQRQTTKRSSSYFTYPVSYAMSGILRRLNTDASPHSEAQSRSDNHSNRNSASNLQSQLQSTASSFTQSLASFVSSATDMNAVYQPPHRIASPFQPPPLTPLSLKGWRSEMRDKGKLLTKALAEEIRLLLPPRLQLVDEWQLAYSLEQNGVSLSTLYKQSEDYVGRRGGFVLVVKDGGGSLFGAYLSDAPQPSTSFYGNGECFLWRAHVLSGLPDLQMNLPPPPSEDTTHAVRMTTVSSPKRNGHSLAPPRNGQTTRSGTSTPERIRFKAFPYSGVNDYMIFCEHSYLSIGGGDGHYGLWLDDNLEKGVSDTCPTFGNEPLSDDGKKFEVMGVELWYVGV, encoded by the exons ATGTCGCGCCCAGTAGATGCCCCATCTTCTCCACCTTTCCGTCCCCCATCCTCACAAACATCGTCGCCTTCGCAGCGCCAGACGACAAAGCGCTCGTCCTCATACTTTACGTATCCCGTCTCATATGCCATGTCAGGCATCCTACGGCGACTCAATACCGACGCGAGTCCGCATTCAGAAGCACAGTCCAGATCAGACAACCACAGCAACCGTAATAGCGCGAGCAACCTGCAATCGCAGTTGCAGTCCACCGCCTCTTCATTCACGCAATCCCTGGCCAGCTTCGTGTCCTCGGCCACAGACATGAATGCCGTCTACCAACCACCGCATCGGATAGCAAGCCCTTTCCAACCACCTCCATTAACACCACTGAGTTTGAAGGGATGGAGGAGTGAAATGCGGGATAAGGGCAAGCTCCTCACCAAGGCGCTAGCGGAAGAGATTAGACTGCTACTGCCACCAAGACTGCAGCTGGTAGACGAGTGGCAGTTGGCATACAGTTTGGAGCAAAATGGTGTTAGTCTAAGCACGCTATACAAACAGTCTGAGGACTATGTGGGCAGGAGAGGAGGTTTTGTGCTCGTAGTCAAGGATGGCGGTGGAAGC CTTTTCGGCGCATATCTGTCGGACGCACCACAGCCCTCGACATCGTTTTATGGCAACGGCGAATGCTTCCTCTGGCGCGCACACGTCCTCTCTGGTCTTCCAGATCTGCAGATGAACCTCCCACCGCCCCCATCAGAAGACACCACACACGCTGTCCGCATGACGACAGTGTCGTCGCCGAAAAGGAACGGACATTCATTGGCACCGCCACGAAATGGACAAACTACTAGAAGTGGGACGAGCACACCTGAGCGGATACGTTTCAAGGCGTTTCCATACAGCGGGGTCAATGACTACATGATCTTCTGCGAGCACAGTTATCTCAGCATCGGTGGAGG GGACGGTCACTACGGTCTATGGCTAGACGACAACCTGGAGAAGGGGGTCTCAGATACGTGTCCCACGTTTGGCAACGAGCCCTTGAGCGATGACGGCAAGAAGTTTGAAGTCATGGGCGTGGAGCTGTGGTATGTGGGTGTATGA
- a CDS encoding tRNA (guanine-N(1)-)-methyltransferase translates to MPVDENGNKPRPPPSRAPRHSAGPGKQVPITVIFDCDFEELMFDNELKSLGLQITRCYSDNRKANYRAHLALSSFGGKMKERFDGILAKQYTSWKGFRFFEEDFVEVAEKAKEWMAAPEGGEVAGALKSSAENGDSAEEGEIVYLSSESDNVLTHLKPNSTYIIGGLVDKNRHKGICHKRAMERGIKTAKLPIGEYLEMKSRQVLVTNHVLEIMLKWMDFEDWGKAFMAVMPERKGAKLKGDAEDAEKEAEAAEAAAEESLDRDLADATREAEAGQDEPAMENSEAT, encoded by the coding sequence ATGCCAGTTGATGAGAATGGCAACAAACCAAGACCACCGCCGTCACGGGCGCCCAGGCATTCAGCAGGACCCGGCAAACAAGTGCCGATTACAGTAATCTTTGATTGCGATTTCGAGGAGCTAATGTTCGACAATGAGCTTAAAAGTTTGGGACTTCAAATCACGAGGTGCTATAGCGATAACAGAAAAGCAAACTATAGAGCACATTTGGCACTGAGCAGTTTTGGGGGCAAGATGAAAGAGCGCTTTGATGGTATCTTGGCTAAGCAATATACGAGCTGGAAGGGCTTCCGATTCTTCGAGGAGGACTTTGTGGAGGTCGCCGAGAAAGCAAAGGAGTGGATGGCCGCACCGGAAGGCGGAGAGGTAGCGGGCGCTTTGAAGTCATCGGCCGAAAACGGTGACTCAGCGGAAGAAGGCGAGATCGTGTACCTCTCGTCAGAGTCCGACAATGTTCTCACACATTTAAAGCCCAACAGCACGTATATCATCGGAGGTCTGGTTGACAAGAACCGACACAAGGGCATCTGTCACAAGCGCGCTATGGAACGCGGTATCAAAACTGCAAAGTTACCTATCGGCGAGTACCTCGAGATGAAGAGTCGGCAAGTCCTGGTCACGAACCATGTCCTGGAGATTATGTTAAAGTGGATGGACTTTGAGGACTGGGGCAAGGCTTTCATGGCAGTAATGCCAGAGAGAAAGGGCGCCAAGCTGAAAGGCGATGCTGAGGATGCGGAGAAGGAAGCAGAGGCAGCAGAGGCAGCCGCCGAGGAAAGCTTAGATCGGGACCTGGCAGACGCTACAAGGGAGGCGGAAGCTGGACAGGATGAGCCTGCCATGGAAAACAGCGAGGCTACATGA
- a CDS encoding GRIM-19 domain containing protein gives MPQDMPPVGGYSPVQYKRNLPVRGFRPAAYLFGTAALMTYGFWRVGQGIREHNELAREKMWARIYLIPALQAEEDRDQVRRHLADKAREKELLGTETKVYHSDRFVRPTFAVTPEYETK, from the exons ATGCCGCAGGATATGCCGCCCGTTGGCGGCTACAGCCCCGTCCAATACAAGCGCAATCTCCCCGTTCGAGGCTTCCGGCCCGCCGCATACCTCTTCGGAACCGCGGCGCTGATGACATATGGTTTCTGGAGGGTTGGACAGGGTATTAGGGAGCACAA CGAACTCGCGCGCGAGAAGATGTGGGCGCGGATATACCTTATCCCAGCACTACAAGCCGAAGAAGACCGGGACCAAGTGCGAAGACATCTAGCCGACAAGGCGCGAGAGAAGGAGCTACTTGGCACAGAGACCAAGGTCTACCACAGCGACAG ATTTGTTCGACCTACATTTGCAGTCACACCAGAGTATGAGACGAAGTAG